The window CGGGCCGGGACCGCTTCGTGCTGTCGATCGGCCACTCCAGCCTCACCCTGTACATCCAGCTCTACCTCGCCGGGTACGGGCTCGAACTGGACGACCTCAAGAACCTGCGCCAGTGGGGCAGCCGCACGCCCGGCCACCCCGAGTTCAGCCACACGCCGGGGGTGGAGACCACCACCGGTCCGCTGGGCCAGGGCGTGGGCAACGCGGTCGGCATGGCCATGGCCGCCCGCCGCGAGCGCGGCCTGTTCAACCCCGAGGCCGGCCCGGGCGCCAGCCCCTTCGACCACCACATCTACGCGTTCTGCTCCGACGGCGACGTCCAGGAGGGCGTGAGCCACGAGGCCAGCGCCCTGGCCGGGACCCAGCAACTGGGCAACCTCATCATGATCTGGGACGACAACCGGATCTCCATCGAGGACGACACCCGCATCGCGCACTCCGAGGACGTGGCCGAGCGCTACCGCGCCTACGGCTGGCACGTGGAGGAGGTCGACTGGAGCGCCACCGGCGAGTACGTCGAGGACGTCGAGGCCCTGTTCCAGGCGATCGTGCGCGGCAAGGCCGAGACCCAGCGCCCGACCTTCATCCGCCTGCGCACCGTCATCGGCTGGCCCGCGCCCAACAAGCAGAACACCGGCGCCATCCACGGCGCGGCCATCGGCGCCGACGAGATCTCCGCCACCAAGGCGATCCTCGGCCTGCCCGACGAGCCCTTCGCCGTCGAGGACGCGGTGATCGAGCACACCCGCCGCGCCGTGGACCGGGGCCGCGAGGCCCGCGCCGCCTGGGAGGTGGAGTTCAGGGCCTGGCACGAGAGCGCCGGGGAGCACGCCGAACTGTTCGACCGCCTGGTCGAGAAGCGGCTGCCCGAGGGCTGGGAGAAGGCCCTGCCGACCTTCGAGGCCAGCGAGAAGGGGATGGCCACCCGCAAGGCCAGCGGCGAGGTGCTCTCGGCCCTGGCGCCGCTGCTGCCCGAGCTGTGGGGCGGCTCGGCCGACCTGGCCGGGTCCAACAACACCACGCCCAAGGGCGAGCCGTCCTTCCTGCCCTTCGACCGCGCCAGCGAGATGTTCCCGGGCAGCCCCTACGGGCGCGTCCTGCACTTCGGCGTGCGCGAGCACGGCATGGGCTCCATCCTCAACGGCATGGCCCTGCACGGCCCGACCCGGCCCTACGGCGGCACCTTCCTCGTCTTCAGCGACTACATGCGCCCCGCGGTCCGGCTGGCCGCGATCATGCAGCTGCCGGTCACCTACGTGTGGACGCACGACTCCATCGGCCTGGGCGAGGACGGCCCCACCCACCAGCCGGTCGAGCACCTGTGGGCGCTGCGCGCCATCTACGGCCTGGACGTGATCCGCCCCGCCGACGCCAACGAGACCGCCGTGGTGTGGCGCGAGGTGATCGAGCGGGGCGACCGCCCGTCCGCGCTGGCGCTGACCCGCCAGAACCTGCCCGTCCTGGACCGCGAGGAGTACGCCTCGGCCGAGGGCGCGGTCAAGGGCGGCTACGTGCTGGCCGAGGCCGACGGGGGCTCCCCCGAGGTCATCATCATGGCCACCGGCAGCGAGGTGCAGATCGCCCTGGACGCCCGCAAGGCGCTCCAGGAGGCGGGCACGCCCACCCGCGTGGTGTCCATGACGTGCGTGGAGTGGTTCGAGCGCCAGAGCGAGGAGTACCGCGAGCAGGTGCTGCCCTCCTCCGTGCGCGCCCGCGTGTCGGTGGAGGCCGGGATCGCCCTGGGCTGGCGCGAGTACGTCGGCGACGCCGGCGAGTCGGTGAGCCTGGAGCACTACGGCGCCTCCGCCCCCTACCAGGTCCTGTACGAGAAGTTCGGCTTCACGACCGAGGCGGTCGTCGAGGCGGCCCGCAAGAGCATCGCCAGGGCCGGCAGCTGACCCCGGCGGGCCCCGCCGGAGGATCCCGGCGGGGCCCGTCCTCCTTTGACGTGTGTGACCGGGGGCGGCGCTCCGCCCCCCAGGAAGGCGGAAGAACCCATGAGCAACGCACTCCGCGACCTCTCCCAGGCGGGCGTGTCCGTCTGGATCGACGACATCAGCCGTGAGCGGCTGCGCTCCGGCAACCTGGCCGAGCTGATGTCGACCCGCCACGTGGTCGGCGTCACCTCCAACCCCACCATCTTCGACAAGGCGCTCGCCGAGGGCGACGCCTACGACCAGCAGGTCCACGAGCTGGCCGTGCGGGGCGTGACGGTGGAGGAGGCGGTGCGCATGATCACCACCTACGACATCCGCTGGGCCGCGGACACCCTGCGCCCGGTCTACGACTCCACCGACCGCGTGGACGGGCGCGTCTCCCTGGAGGTGGACCCGCGCCTGGCCAACGACACCGAGCGCACGGCCGCCGAGGCCAAGGCGCTGTGGTGGATGGTGGACCGGCCCAACCTGATGGTCAAGATCCCGGCCACGGCCGCGGGCCTGCCCGCGATCACGCGGGTGCTGGGCGAGGGCATCAGCGTCAACGTCACGCTGATCTTCTCCCTGGAGCGCTACCGCCAGGTGATGGACGCCTTCCTGGAGGGGATGGAGCTGGC is drawn from Nocardiopsis dassonvillei subsp. dassonvillei DSM 43111 and contains these coding sequences:
- the tkt gene encoding transketolase → MNAHTPQTLEWSDLDLRAVNTVRALAMDAVEKSGNGHPGTAMSLAPAAYLLFQKIMRHDPSDPEWTGRDRFVLSIGHSSLTLYIQLYLAGYGLELDDLKNLRQWGSRTPGHPEFSHTPGVETTTGPLGQGVGNAVGMAMAARRERGLFNPEAGPGASPFDHHIYAFCSDGDVQEGVSHEASALAGTQQLGNLIMIWDDNRISIEDDTRIAHSEDVAERYRAYGWHVEEVDWSATGEYVEDVEALFQAIVRGKAETQRPTFIRLRTVIGWPAPNKQNTGAIHGAAIGADEISATKAILGLPDEPFAVEDAVIEHTRRAVDRGREARAAWEVEFRAWHESAGEHAELFDRLVEKRLPEGWEKALPTFEASEKGMATRKASGEVLSALAPLLPELWGGSADLAGSNNTTPKGEPSFLPFDRASEMFPGSPYGRVLHFGVREHGMGSILNGMALHGPTRPYGGTFLVFSDYMRPAVRLAAIMQLPVTYVWTHDSIGLGEDGPTHQPVEHLWALRAIYGLDVIRPADANETAVVWREVIERGDRPSALALTRQNLPVLDREEYASAEGAVKGGYVLAEADGGSPEVIIMATGSEVQIALDARKALQEAGTPTRVVSMTCVEWFERQSEEYREQVLPSSVRARVSVEAGIALGWREYVGDAGESVSLEHYGASAPYQVLYEKFGFTTEAVVEAARKSIARAGS
- the tal gene encoding transaldolase, translating into MSNALRDLSQAGVSVWIDDISRERLRSGNLAELMSTRHVVGVTSNPTIFDKALAEGDAYDQQVHELAVRGVTVEEAVRMITTYDIRWAADTLRPVYDSTDRVDGRVSLEVDPRLANDTERTAAEAKALWWMVDRPNLMVKIPATAAGLPAITRVLGEGISVNVTLIFSLERYRQVMDAFLEGMELARANGHDLSRIQSVASFFVSRVDTEVDKRLKEIGTDEALSLLGRAALANARLAYEAHQEVFASPEWKALEEHGATPQRPLWASTGVKDPSYEDTLYVAQLVARDTVNTMPEATLEATADHGEITGNTVLGTYEQARADFAALENAGINLTDVFAVLEDEGVDKFVKSWESLLSALSAKLDKLS